The Gemmatimonadota bacterium genome has a segment encoding these proteins:
- a CDS encoding homoserine kinase — MTARESVVVFAPGSVGNVGPGLDILGLAIAGAGDTVRAEWSEGRGVVVHDAGHPDLPTEPTRNTAAIAVQAVLRRAGTLGGIALHITKGLPLSGGQGGSAASAVAGAVAANLLCAAGLDRNALLECAMEAEASVAGRHADNLAPSLVGGLVLVRSIDPMDIVQLPLPASLRIVLVQPEQRLNTRDARAVLPADVPRDIALHQAAHVAAMVAGACLGDLQMLGRGLDDRIAEPARRRLLPGFEEAQRAARAAGALGGSISGAGPTAFALVEDDAIGARVLGAMQRAYAAAGMRTTGRVAEVDFQGAREL, encoded by the coding sequence ATGACGGCCCGCGAATCCGTCGTGGTCTTTGCACCAGGCTCGGTCGGCAACGTCGGCCCCGGTCTCGACATCCTCGGCCTCGCGATCGCGGGTGCGGGTGACACGGTGCGCGCCGAGTGGTCGGAGGGTCGTGGCGTGGTGGTACACGACGCCGGACATCCCGACCTGCCAACCGAGCCCACGCGCAACACCGCCGCGATCGCGGTGCAGGCGGTGTTGCGTCGGGCCGGGACGCTGGGCGGCATCGCACTCCACATCACCAAGGGCCTGCCGCTCTCGGGTGGCCAGGGCGGGAGCGCGGCCTCGGCGGTCGCCGGCGCTGTGGCCGCGAACCTCCTCTGTGCGGCGGGACTCGACCGCAACGCGCTGCTCGAGTGCGCAATGGAGGCCGAGGCGAGTGTCGCCGGGCGTCACGCCGACAACCTCGCGCCATCACTGGTTGGCGGCCTGGTCCTGGTGCGCAGCATCGATCCGATGGACATCGTGCAACTTCCCCTCCCTGCATCACTCCGTATCGTGCTGGTGCAACCGGAGCAGCGACTCAACACGCGAGACGCCCGCGCGGTCCTGCCGGCAGACGTCCCCCGGGACATCGCGCTGCATCAAGCGGCGCACGTGGCGGCGATGGTGGCGGGTGCCTGCCTCGGCGACCTGCAAATGCTCGGACGCGGGCTCGATGATCGCATCGCGGAGCCGGCACGACGCCGCTTGCTGCCGGGCTTCGAGGAGGCACAGCGTGCCGCACGCGCCGCCGGCGCCCTGGGTGGCTCGATCAGCGGCGCTGGCCCAACGGCCTTTGCGCTGGTCGAGGACGACGCCATTGGTGCCCGTGTCCTCGGTGCGATGCAGCGTGCCTATGCTGCAGCCGGGATGCGGACGACGGGACGGGTGGCCGAGGTGGACTTTCAGGGAGCGAGGGAGCTGTGA
- a CDS encoding NAD(P) transhydrogenase subunit alpha, with protein MRIGVLKEVAPRERRVALTPEAVAKLIKAGATVAIERGAGDAAYCPDAAYVAVGAECVDPATARGADLVCAVQVPEPAAIADCRAGATLVALVGQGAQASLTACAERKVNLLALERVPRITRAQSMDILSSQATVAGYKAVLMGASAAARFLPMLTTAAGSLTPAKALVLGAGVAGLQAIATARRLGAVVTGFDVRAAAAEQVLSLGAKFLAPEAVAGDAETKGGYAKELADEQQQKVLEAVGGAITQSDLVISTAAIPGRPAPRLITRAMVESMKPGSVIVDVSAETGGNCELTVPGETVVHHGVTIIGPLNLPSTLSLHASQMFARNVQTLIEHLRKDGEVVLDVTDEITGAMCLVYDGAARQQGAA; from the coding sequence ATGCGTATTGGAGTCCTGAAGGAAGTGGCCCCGCGCGAGCGCCGCGTGGCGCTCACCCCCGAGGCCGTGGCCAAGTTGATCAAGGCCGGTGCCACAGTGGCCATCGAACGCGGCGCAGGTGACGCCGCGTACTGCCCCGATGCCGCGTATGTCGCCGTCGGGGCCGAGTGTGTCGATCCCGCCACGGCGCGCGGCGCCGATCTCGTCTGTGCCGTGCAGGTCCCCGAACCCGCGGCGATCGCGGACTGCCGAGCGGGGGCGACGCTGGTTGCCCTGGTGGGGCAGGGGGCCCAGGCCAGCCTCACGGCGTGCGCGGAACGCAAGGTGAATCTTCTTGCCCTGGAGCGGGTCCCCCGCATCACCCGGGCGCAATCCATGGACATTCTGTCGTCGCAGGCCACGGTCGCTGGCTACAAGGCCGTGCTCATGGGAGCGTCGGCCGCTGCGCGCTTCCTCCCGATGCTCACGACGGCGGCCGGCTCCCTCACGCCGGCGAAGGCGCTCGTGCTGGGCGCCGGGGTCGCCGGACTGCAGGCGATCGCCACCGCGCGTCGGCTCGGCGCCGTCGTGACCGGCTTCGATGTGCGCGCGGCCGCGGCGGAGCAGGTGCTCTCGCTGGGCGCGAAGTTCCTCGCTCCGGAGGCCGTCGCCGGCGACGCCGAGACGAAGGGCGGCTATGCCAAGGAGCTCGCCGACGAGCAGCAACAGAAGGTGCTCGAAGCGGTCGGCGGCGCGATCACGCAGTCCGATCTGGTGATCTCGACCGCCGCCATTCCGGGGCGCCCGGCGCCGCGGTTGATCACCCGCGCCATGGTCGAGAGCATGAAGCCCGGGTCGGTGATCGTCGACGTCTCGGCCGAGACCGGCGGGAACTGTGAACTCACCGTCCCGGGCGAGACCGTGGTGCATCACGGGGTCACCATCATCGGACCGCTCAACCTGCCGAGCACGCTCTCGCTGCACGCCTCGCAGATGTTCGCGCGCAACGTGCAGACGCTGATCGAACACCTCCGCAAGGATGGCGAGGTCGTGCTCGATGTCACGGACGAAATCACCGGTGCCATGTGCCTCGTCTACGACGGGGCCGCGCGCCAGCAGGGGGCCGCATGA
- a CDS encoding NAD(P) transhydrogenase subunit alpha, which produces MSEGIMIGIVIFTLATFLGIELIGRVPPTLHTPLMSGSNAVSGITVVGALVVAGGGYGWISTVFGISAVIFAMMNVVGGYAVTNRMLQMFRKDEGAK; this is translated from the coding sequence ATGAGTGAAGGCATCATGATCGGGATCGTGATCTTTACCCTGGCCACGTTCCTCGGCATCGAGTTGATCGGGCGCGTGCCGCCGACACTCCACACTCCGCTGATGTCGGGCTCGAACGCGGTCAGCGGCATCACCGTCGTCGGCGCGCTCGTCGTCGCGGGCGGTGGCTACGGCTGGATCTCCACGGTCTTCGGCATCAGCGCGGTGATCTTCGCGATGATGAACGTGGTCGGCGGCTATGCCGTCACCAACCGGATGCTGCAGATGTTCCGGAAGGACGAGGGGGCCAAGTGA
- a CDS encoding phospholipid carrier-dependent glycosyltransferase: MSEGRAGVRAGTQALFTRPAMQAGLVALVAGVLAQVVAHQRHLVFAFWDAQAHLDIARRVVDSVTPGVQMLGTVWLPVPHLLLLPFTLVDAWWWNGLAGGLVGLAAFVVIAASIHDLLVRRTRDSRLAWIGTLFVVANPSLLYLQTTAMTEPLLLAFLTASVAALDRWADDDHPGGSLGLAGWCAALAVGTRYDGWFYVMLATPVVAWLAHRRGEGWFRAAWRFGWPSAAMVAIWLGYNAAYFGDPLAFQRGAWSAQSQQAALAAQGLLPTKGHLAVATSTYLGAVGLSSGMVLGALGLLALLFLLRHGHRFAGALLLYAALPFNILALVGGQSALSLPWSDPPGLANLRYGLMLLPALAAGIVLAAHRSMQRGPGWHRGTLLALGVVVLAQGGLWTLTGTRQIGALREGLAIRDGDPRQQAASDWLAAQYDRGRVLVDPAVNISPRSRIALRDRIYSWTWQLGPAALAAPDQEVDWVIVDRRARPNVVADAITSRPTFAERFDRRFEQDGLEIWRRR, translated from the coding sequence ATGTCTGAGGGACGTGCAGGCGTTCGCGCCGGCACCCAGGCACTCTTCACGAGGCCGGCCATGCAGGCCGGCCTCGTTGCCTTGGTGGCGGGCGTCCTTGCCCAGGTCGTCGCCCACCAACGGCATCTCGTCTTCGCCTTCTGGGATGCGCAGGCGCACCTCGACATCGCGCGTCGCGTGGTCGACTCGGTCACCCCCGGCGTGCAGATGCTGGGGACCGTCTGGCTGCCTGTCCCCCACCTCCTCTTGTTGCCCTTCACGCTCGTCGATGCCTGGTGGTGGAATGGTCTCGCCGGGGGTTTGGTCGGCCTCGCCGCGTTCGTGGTGATTGCCGCCTCGATTCACGACCTGCTGGTCCGTCGGACTCGCGACTCACGCCTCGCGTGGATCGGCACGCTGTTCGTGGTGGCCAATCCATCCCTGCTGTACCTGCAGACCACCGCGATGACCGAGCCGCTGCTGCTGGCCTTCCTCACCGCCTCGGTCGCGGCCCTGGATCGGTGGGCCGATGACGACCACCCGGGCGGCTCGCTCGGCCTCGCGGGGTGGTGCGCGGCACTCGCGGTCGGGACGCGGTACGATGGCTGGTTCTACGTGATGCTCGCGACCCCGGTCGTGGCCTGGCTGGCCCATCGGCGTGGCGAGGGGTGGTTCCGGGCCGCCTGGCGCTTCGGCTGGCCAAGTGCGGCGATGGTGGCGATCTGGCTCGGCTACAACGCGGCGTACTTCGGCGACCCGCTGGCCTTCCAGCGCGGCGCCTGGTCGGCCCAGAGCCAGCAGGCGGCGCTCGCGGCCCAGGGGTTGTTGCCGACCAAGGGCCACCTCGCGGTCGCGACGAGCACCTACCTCGGGGCCGTTGGACTCTCGTCCGGGATGGTGCTCGGCGCCCTCGGACTGCTCGCGTTGCTCTTCCTGCTCCGCCACGGACACCGCTTCGCAGGCGCCCTCCTGCTCTATGCGGCGCTGCCCTTCAACATCCTGGCGCTGGTGGGCGGACAGAGTGCGCTCTCGCTGCCATGGTCCGATCCGCCGGGGCTGGCCAATCTCCGCTATGGCCTGATGCTCCTCCCCGCCCTGGCCGCCGGGATCGTCCTGGCCGCCCATCGCTCCATGCAGCGCGGGCCGGGCTGGCATCGGGGCACGCTCCTCGCTCTTGGAGTGGTCGTCCTGGCCCAGGGTGGGCTCTGGACCCTCACCGGGACGCGCCAGATTGGCGCCCTGCGCGAGGGCCTCGCGATCCGCGATGGTGATCCGAGGCAGCAGGCGGCCTCCGACTGGCTCGCGGCGCAATACGACCGGGGCCGCGTCCTCGTCGATCCGGCGGTGAACATCTCGCCGCGCAGCCGGATCGCGTTGCGAGATCGGATCTACAGCTGGACCTGGCAGCTGGGGCCTGCCGCCCTGGCGGCACCCGATCAGGAGGTTGACTGGGTCATCGTCGACCGCCGTGCCCGACCGAACGTGGTGGCGGATGCCATCACCAGCCGCCCGACCTTCGCCGAGCGCTTTGATCGCCGGTTCGAGCAGGATGGCCTGGAAATCTGGCGGCGCCGTTAG
- a CDS encoding PEP-CTERM sorting domain-containing protein, giving the protein MRFSQYARFLALTALLVPATPTGAAAQLPADFGTTTPLIATGDPLTFSYYGWENTTVYGHTLWAMTVADYTNNLGSNCYAWAGGGSCTGTAMFTKSYGVATNPYLAQPNPAPPLTYNLTWLAGSELVLALQVNMNNNWMWFFSGDASRNADGLGHVGYFGLAGVAGNQGVGVIPGTQGLHAFGFEDVYYNNSDWDFDNSIFAVNGDGISPPTDVVPEPATMTLIGSGLIGLAAARKRRRIAPDV; this is encoded by the coding sequence ATGCGGTTCTCCCAATACGCTCGTTTCCTGGCCCTGACGGCCTTGCTCGTCCCTGCGACGCCCACCGGCGCCGCCGCGCAGCTTCCGGCGGACTTCGGTACCACGACGCCACTGATCGCGACTGGCGATCCGCTGACGTTTTCGTACTACGGCTGGGAGAACACGACGGTGTACGGTCACACGCTCTGGGCGATGACCGTTGCGGACTACACCAACAACCTCGGCAGCAACTGTTACGCGTGGGCCGGCGGCGGGAGCTGCACGGGCACGGCGATGTTCACCAAGAGCTACGGCGTGGCGACCAACCCGTACCTCGCGCAGCCGAACCCGGCACCGCCGCTGACCTACAACCTCACGTGGCTGGCGGGCAGCGAGCTGGTGCTGGCGCTGCAAGTCAACATGAACAACAACTGGATGTGGTTTTTCTCCGGCGACGCGTCGCGCAACGCGGACGGCCTCGGCCATGTCGGCTACTTCGGCCTCGCCGGCGTCGCGGGCAATCAGGGCGTCGGCGTGATCCCTGGTACCCAGGGCCTGCATGCGTTCGGCTTCGAGGATGTGTACTACAACAACAGCGACTGGGATTTCGACAATTCGATCTTCGCGGTCAATGGCGACGGCATTTCCCCGCCGACCGATGTCGTTCCGGAGCCGGCCACGATGACGCTGATCGGATCCGGCCTGATCGGACTCGCGGCAGCCCGCAAGCGGCGCCGGATTGCCCCGGATGTCTGA
- a CDS encoding aspartate kinase — MTPRAARPSVHKFGGASLADASAIRGAVSIMASRPGPRVVVVSALAGVTDLLLEVVTLATAGDANGAIAHVAAFRARHRDVATELFAARQRPAVFAPIEAAADELEALASSLAVLREASARVRDHILGRGERLSALLVSAALQAAGLPATLIEPGDVIVTAGPYGGAVPDLEGTRRAARRLLGPLLARGELPVVPGFLGRAPDDGTATLGRGGSDLTATLLARALDASQVTLWKDVPGLLTADPRVVPDARLLPHLHLDEAAELAYYGAKVLHPRALLPLAGRRIPLFVRPFADPDAPGTEISARRDEDRSPVRALSAVADQALVTISGSGILGVPGMAARTFAALQEAGISVSLIAQASSEYTIDFTMPASVSTEAVQVLRRAFRAEIRTGEINGVEVRTRVAIIAIVGLRMAGHPGIAARVFDALADGGVNVVAIAQGSSERNISVAVDERSAAEGLRRIHDTFQLGKVGGGRPRRRAGRDVVLLGAGTIGRAVLDLLAAHPARFERLRIVAVVDRRGALIDAEGLSRDTLLTIAAAKREGRSLGDLPGARQGTPREVLHDLTHRALVRPILADVTADETLSLLKYAADAGFDLVLANKKPLAAAFADVEALRAVIAARGGALRFEATVGAGLPTIAAIEQLVGTGDRVRRIEGCLSGTLGVVLSALEAGTPFSVAVHDALARGYTEPDPRDDLSGLDVARKALILGRMLGQRREFDAITPESLVRRGASLSVEKWLSGLARDDAWWAERAKAARAEGAALRYVAAVTPTSIEVGLRAVPRESPLGQLRGAANQLVITSDRYHDSPLVITGPGAGPEVTATGVLADLRALAG, encoded by the coding sequence ATGACACCTCGTGCCGCACGCCCGTCGGTCCACAAGTTTGGCGGTGCCTCCCTCGCCGATGCCTCGGCGATCCGGGGCGCCGTCTCGATCATGGCCAGCCGCCCGGGGCCCCGCGTCGTGGTGGTTTCCGCGCTCGCCGGGGTAACCGACCTCCTCCTCGAGGTCGTGACATTGGCGACGGCAGGCGATGCGAACGGCGCCATCGCGCACGTCGCCGCCTTTCGCGCGCGCCATCGCGACGTGGCCACCGAGCTCTTCGCGGCACGTCAGCGTCCTGCGGTGTTTGCTCCCATCGAAGCGGCGGCCGACGAGCTGGAGGCGCTGGCCTCGTCGCTCGCGGTCCTCCGCGAGGCCTCTGCCCGCGTGCGCGATCACATCCTGGGCCGCGGCGAGCGCCTCAGCGCACTGCTCGTCTCCGCCGCACTGCAGGCCGCCGGTCTCCCCGCCACGTTGATCGAGCCGGGTGACGTCATCGTCACCGCCGGTCCCTATGGCGGCGCGGTGCCCGATCTCGAGGGAACCCGTCGCGCGGCCCGACGACTCCTCGGCCCGCTCCTGGCGCGGGGGGAATTGCCCGTTGTGCCGGGCTTCCTCGGACGCGCCCCGGACGACGGCACGGCGACCCTCGGCCGCGGTGGCTCCGACCTCACCGCGACACTCCTCGCGCGGGCGCTCGACGCCTCGCAGGTGACGCTGTGGAAGGACGTGCCCGGATTGCTGACCGCGGATCCGCGAGTGGTCCCCGATGCCCGACTGCTGCCGCATCTCCATCTCGATGAGGCGGCGGAGCTGGCCTACTACGGCGCGAAGGTGCTGCACCCGCGGGCACTGTTGCCGTTGGCGGGGCGCCGCATCCCGCTCTTCGTGCGCCCATTCGCCGATCCGGATGCCCCCGGCACCGAGATCTCCGCGCGCCGTGATGAGGACCGCTCGCCAGTGCGGGCCCTCTCCGCCGTGGCCGACCAGGCCCTGGTGACCATCTCGGGCTCCGGCATTCTCGGCGTGCCGGGGATGGCGGCGCGCACCTTCGCCGCGCTGCAGGAGGCCGGCATCTCGGTCTCGCTGATTGCGCAGGCATCGTCGGAATACACCATCGACTTCACCATGCCGGCGTCGGTGTCGACCGAGGCGGTGCAGGTGCTGCGGCGCGCCTTTCGTGCGGAGATCCGCACCGGCGAGATCAACGGTGTCGAGGTTCGCACGCGCGTTGCCATCATCGCGATCGTCGGCCTGCGCATGGCCGGCCATCCCGGCATCGCCGCGCGCGTCTTCGACGCCCTCGCCGATGGTGGCGTGAACGTGGTGGCCATCGCGCAAGGTTCGAGCGAGCGCAACATCTCCGTGGCCGTGGACGAGCGCTCGGCCGCCGAGGGCCTGCGACGCATCCATGACACGTTCCAGTTGGGCAAGGTCGGCGGCGGGCGCCCGAGGCGTCGTGCCGGCCGCGACGTGGTGCTGCTTGGCGCCGGCACTATCGGCCGCGCCGTGCTCGACTTGCTGGCCGCGCATCCGGCGCGCTTCGAGCGGCTGCGCATCGTGGCGGTGGTCGATCGCCGCGGCGCACTGATTGACGCGGAGGGACTCTCGCGCGACACCCTGCTCACGATTGCCGCCGCAAAGCGCGAGGGCCGATCGCTCGGCGATCTCCCCGGGGCGCGGCAGGGCACACCGCGCGAGGTGCTGCACGACCTGACGCATCGCGCCCTGGTGCGGCCGATCCTCGCCGACGTGACGGCGGATGAGACGCTGTCGCTCCTCAAGTATGCGGCCGATGCCGGCTTCGACCTGGTGCTCGCCAACAAGAAGCCGCTCGCCGCCGCGTTCGCCGATGTCGAGGCGCTTCGGGCCGTCATCGCCGCACGCGGCGGAGCCCTCCGTTTCGAGGCGACGGTCGGCGCCGGTCTTCCGACCATCGCCGCGATCGAGCAACTCGTCGGCACCGGCGACCGGGTGCGGCGCATCGAGGGGTGCCTCTCGGGCACGTTGGGGGTGGTGCTCTCCGCGCTCGAGGCGGGGACACCGTTCTCGGTCGCCGTCCACGATGCCCTAGCCCGGGGCTACACCGAACCCGATCCGCGCGACGACCTCAGCGGCCTCGACGTGGCGCGGAAGGCGTTGATCCTCGGCCGCATGCTGGGCCAACGACGCGAATTCGACGCGATCACGCCGGAGTCGCTGGTGCGCCGTGGTGCATCGCTCTCCGTCGAGAAATGGTTGAGCGGCCTCGCACGCGATGATGCGTGGTGGGCCGAGCGCGCCAAGGCGGCACGTGCCGAAGGCGCCGCGCTGCGGTACGTGGCGGCCGTCACCCCGACCAGCATCGAGGTCGGCTTGCGCGCGGTCCCTCGCGAGTCGCCCCTCGGCCAGCTCCGTGGTGCCGCCAACCAGTTGGTGATCACCTCGGACCGCTATCACGATTCGCCCCTCGTGATCACCGGCCCGGGCGCCGGCCCCGAGGTCACCGCGACCGGGGTCCTCGCCGACCTGCGAGCGTTGGCGGGATGA
- a CDS encoding RNA polymerase sigma factor RpoD/SigA: MRTRGKRRSLRPAQIARAVDEGRESLDLYLDEISRVPLLNREEEMELARRAFKGDVLAQERLARHNVRFVVSVAKKFQNRGVPLVDLIGEGNLGLMTAARKFDPDRGVKFISYAVWWIRQAVQAAIARHGRPVRVPLNRTADLSRLGKTTTLLKEKLGRMPTTEELARATGLTEEAVRSLSSLNTEAVRLDHPTRDGDGNERMERFALAEQEGTDAHTMASSQSADIEAALDSLPPRDAKVLRLYFGLDDGQPRTLEEIGRMMGVTRERIRQLRDRALIRLREGETGEKLKDLVV, from the coding sequence ATTCGTACCCGCGGGAAGCGGCGGTCCCTCCGTCCGGCGCAGATTGCCCGGGCGGTGGATGAAGGGCGCGAGAGCCTCGACCTGTACCTCGACGAGATCTCCCGAGTCCCCCTGCTGAACCGCGAGGAAGAGATGGAGCTGGCTCGGCGTGCCTTCAAGGGCGACGTCCTGGCTCAGGAGCGGCTGGCCCGCCACAACGTCCGCTTCGTGGTGTCGGTGGCCAAGAAGTTCCAGAACCGGGGTGTGCCGCTGGTCGACCTGATCGGCGAGGGCAACCTCGGCCTGATGACGGCCGCCCGGAAGTTCGATCCGGATCGCGGCGTCAAGTTCATTTCCTACGCCGTGTGGTGGATCCGTCAGGCGGTGCAGGCGGCGATTGCCCGGCACGGCCGCCCGGTGCGCGTGCCCCTCAACCGGACCGCCGACCTGTCGCGCCTCGGCAAGACGACCACGCTGCTCAAGGAGAAGCTGGGTCGGATGCCGACGACGGAGGAGCTGGCCCGCGCGACCGGCCTGACCGAGGAAGCGGTGCGCTCGCTCTCCTCGCTCAACACCGAAGCCGTGCGCCTCGACCACCCGACCCGTGATGGCGATGGCAACGAGCGGATGGAGCGCTTTGCGCTCGCCGAGCAGGAAGGGACCGACGCGCACACGATGGCGAGCTCGCAGAGCGCCGACATCGAGGCCGCGCTTGACTCGCTGCCGCCGCGCGACGCCAAGGTGCTGCGCCTCTACTTCGGGCTCGATGACGGCCAGCCGCGGACACTCGAGGAGATCGGCCGGATGATGGGCGTGACCCGCGAGCGGATCCGTCAGTTGCGCGACCGCGCGCTGATTCGCCTGCGCGAGGGCGAGACCGGCGAGAAGTTGAAGGATTTGGTGGTCTGA
- the thrC gene encoding threonine synthase, with the protein MSEVRRSWQRCDACAAEYDERDAAPRCAACGGLLAIVHTPPSGDARAIRARFDAACCARPSRTASGVWRFAEVVLPTAAHVAVTHPEGNTPLITRSALDAFAGVDELLLKHEGHNPTGSFKDRGMTVGVTQAKRIGARAVACASTGNTSASLAAYAAQAGLPALVFVPEGQIALGKLTQSLAYGARTLLVEGDFDACLRLVQHASEVLGIYLLNSINPFRVEGQKTIVLEMLQQLAWDVPEWIVLPAGNLGNTAAFGKALLEAYEWGLIPRLPRLAAIQAEGASPFAQAFARDFDQLIPMAAHTVATAIKIGAPASYDRAVRAIRATHGVVRSVTATEILTAKAAIDAAGVGCEPASAATLAGIRQLRADGVIRSGERVVGVLTGHVLKDPGILQTMHQETEPQPSWANRPIRIAPEVDAVRRVLDAALLIEE; encoded by the coding sequence GTGAGCGAAGTCCGACGGAGTTGGCAGCGTTGTGACGCCTGCGCGGCGGAGTACGATGAACGCGATGCCGCGCCGCGCTGCGCCGCCTGCGGTGGGTTGCTCGCCATCGTGCACACGCCGCCGAGTGGCGATGCCCGTGCGATTCGTGCACGCTTCGATGCCGCGTGCTGTGCGCGGCCGAGCCGCACCGCTTCCGGGGTCTGGCGATTCGCCGAGGTGGTGTTGCCGACGGCCGCGCATGTCGCGGTCACCCATCCCGAGGGCAACACCCCGTTGATCACGCGCAGCGCACTCGACGCGTTCGCCGGCGTCGACGAGCTGCTGCTGAAGCACGAGGGGCACAATCCGACGGGGTCGTTCAAGGATCGCGGCATGACGGTCGGCGTCACGCAGGCGAAGCGGATCGGTGCCCGGGCCGTGGCCTGCGCCTCGACGGGCAACACCTCGGCATCGCTCGCGGCCTATGCCGCGCAGGCCGGATTGCCAGCGCTCGTCTTCGTGCCCGAGGGGCAGATCGCCCTGGGCAAGCTCACCCAATCACTGGCATATGGCGCACGCACGCTGCTGGTCGAGGGCGACTTCGACGCCTGCCTCCGGTTGGTGCAGCACGCGAGTGAGGTACTTGGCATCTACCTGTTGAACTCGATCAATCCGTTTCGTGTCGAGGGGCAGAAGACCATCGTCCTCGAGATGCTGCAGCAGCTCGCGTGGGACGTGCCGGAGTGGATCGTTCTGCCCGCCGGCAACCTGGGCAACACCGCCGCGTTCGGGAAAGCATTGCTGGAGGCGTACGAGTGGGGGTTGATCCCGCGCCTGCCCCGACTGGCGGCCATCCAGGCCGAGGGGGCCTCGCCGTTCGCGCAGGCCTTTGCGCGGGACTTCGACCAGCTCATCCCGATGGCGGCCCATACCGTCGCCACCGCGATCAAGATCGGGGCCCCGGCCAGCTATGACCGGGCGGTTCGCGCGATTCGCGCCACCCACGGGGTGGTCCGCTCCGTCACCGCCACCGAGATCCTCACGGCCAAGGCGGCGATCGATGCCGCGGGGGTGGGCTGTGAGCCGGCCAGCGCGGCCACCCTCGCCGGGATCCGCCAGCTCCGGGCGGACGGGGTGATCCGATCGGGCGAGCGGGTGGTCGGCGTCCTCACCGGGCACGTCCTCAAGGACCCCGGGATTCTGCAGACGATGCACCAGGAGACCGAACCCCAGCCAAGCTGGGCGAATCGCCCGATCCGCATCGCGCCCGAGGTTGACGCGGTCCGCCGTGTTCTTGATGCCGCGCTCCTGATCGAGGAATGA
- a CDS encoding NAD(P)(+) transhydrogenase (Re/Si-specific) subunit beta — MIAIPHGLAEIGYLVASGCFIIGLKRLGSPATAVAGNRLSAWGMAIAVVVALLEGSILTWWQIAVGLVVGSAIGLWQARTVKMTGMPQMVALLNGFGGLSSLLVGGAEFLKAELSGAAIPVETGVVIQLSLLIGAVTFTGSLIAWAKLQEVMPGKAITFPLQKVVNALAFLTIAGLGAYQVMTPEAHLTPFYAVIGLSLVLGVLLVIPIGGADMPVVIALLNSYSGVAAAMTGFVINNHVLIISGALVGSSGIILSQIMCKAMNRSLANVLFGAFGAGGTGAGAKSAAGLTVRSVSAEDAAIQLAYAQSVIIVPGYGLAVAQAQHVVRELAELIEKNGGEVKYAIHPVAGRMPGHMNVLLAEANIPYDRLYDMDEINPSFDSCDVALVIGANDVVNPAARTDTASPIYGMPILDVDKARSIIVMKRGMSAGFAGIENELFYDAKTAMLFGDAKASLTKLVGEIKAL; from the coding sequence GTGATCGCCATTCCGCACGGCCTTGCCGAAATCGGCTACCTCGTGGCCTCCGGCTGCTTCATCATCGGCCTGAAGCGCCTCGGCTCGCCTGCCACCGCCGTCGCCGGCAATCGGCTCTCGGCGTGGGGCATGGCGATCGCCGTGGTCGTCGCGCTCCTCGAGGGGAGCATCCTCACCTGGTGGCAGATCGCGGTGGGCCTCGTGGTCGGCTCCGCCATCGGTCTCTGGCAGGCGCGCACGGTCAAGATGACCGGCATGCCGCAGATGGTGGCGCTGCTGAACGGCTTCGGCGGCCTCTCGTCGTTGCTGGTGGGTGGCGCCGAGTTCCTCAAGGCGGAACTCTCCGGCGCCGCCATCCCGGTGGAAACCGGCGTGGTGATCCAGCTCTCCTTGTTGATCGGTGCCGTCACCTTCACCGGGTCGCTCATCGCCTGGGCCAAGTTGCAGGAAGTGATGCCCGGCAAGGCGATCACCTTCCCGCTGCAGAAGGTGGTCAATGCGCTGGCGTTCCTCACCATCGCCGGACTCGGCGCCTACCAGGTCATGACCCCGGAAGCGCACCTCACGCCGTTCTATGCCGTGATCGGGCTCTCGCTGGTGCTTGGAGTGCTGCTGGTGATTCCCATCGGCGGCGCCGACATGCCGGTGGTCATCGCCCTGCTCAATTCGTACTCCGGCGTTGCCGCCGCGATGACCGGCTTCGTGATCAACAATCACGTGCTGATCATCTCCGGCGCGCTGGTCGGCTCGTCGGGCATCATCCTCTCGCAGATCATGTGCAAGGCGATGAATCGGTCGCTCGCCAACGTCCTCTTCGGCGCGTTCGGGGCCGGCGGGACCGGGGCAGGGGCCAAGTCGGCGGCAGGACTCACCGTCCGGTCGGTGTCGGCCGAGGACGCCGCCATCCAGCTCGCCTATGCGCAGAGTGTCATCATCGTCCCGGGCTACGGCCTGGCGGTGGCGCAGGCGCAGCACGTGGTGCGGGAGCTCGCCGAACTGATCGAGAAGAACGGTGGCGAGGTGAAGTACGCGATCCACCCGGTCGCCGGCCGGATGCCGGGGCACATGAACGTCCTGCTGGCCGAGGCGAACATCCCCTACGACCGGCTGTACGACATGGACGAGATCAACCCGTCGTTCGACAGCTGCGACGTCGCCCTGGTGATCGGGGCCAACGACGTCGTCAATCCCGCGGCACGGACCGATACCGCCTCGCCCATCTACGGCATGCCGATTCTCGACGTGGACAAGGCCCGCAGCATCATCGTCATGAAGCGCGGGATGAGCGCCGGCTTTGCCGGGATCGAGAATGAACTGTTTTACGACGCCAAGACGGCGATGCTCTTCGGCGACGCCAAGGCCTCCCTGACCAAGCTGGTGGGGGAGATCAAGGCGCTCTAG